In Perca flavescens isolate YP-PL-M2 chromosome 7, PFLA_1.0, whole genome shotgun sequence, the following proteins share a genomic window:
- the LOC114558434 gene encoding glucose-induced degradation protein 8-B homolog — protein MSYAEKPEDITREEWMDKLNNVHIQRADMNRLIMNYLVTEGFKEAAEKFRMESGIEPSVDLDSLDERIKIREMILKGQIQDAIALINSLHPELLDTNRYLYFHLQQQHLIELIRLRETEAALEFAQSQLAEQGEESRECLTEMERTLALLAFDNPEESPFGDLLNMMQRQKVWSEVNQCVLDYENRESTPKLAKLLKLLLWAQNELDQKKVKYPKMTDLSKGTIEDPK, from the exons ATGAGTTATGCAGAGAAGCCGGAGGACATAACAAGGGAAGAGTGGATGGATAAACTCAACAATGTCCATATTCAGAGAGCTGATATGAACAGGCTCATTATGAACTACCTCGTGACAG AGGGCTTCAAGGAGGCAGCCGAAAAGTTCAGGATGGAGTCTGGAATAGAGCCTAGTGTCGACTTGGATTCCCTAGATGAAAGAATTAAGATCAGAGAGATGATCCTGAAGGGACAGATCCAAGATGCCATTGCACTGATCAACAGTCTGCACCCAGAGCTGCTGGATACTAACCGTTACCTCTACTTCCACCTACAG cagcagcatctgaTTGAGCTGATTCGTTTGAGGGAGACTGAAGCTGCCCTTGAATTTGCCCAGTCTCAGTTAGCAGAGCAGGGAGAGGAGAGCCGGGAATGTTTGACCGAGATGGAGAGGACACTGGCCCTGCTGGCATTTGACAACCCTGAGGAGTCACCTTTTGGAGATCTACTCAATATGATGCAGAGACAAAAG GTGTGGAGTGAAGTAAATCAGTGTGTGCTAGACTATGAAAACAGAGAGTCAACACCCAAGCTGGCCAAGCTCCTGAAGCTACTGCTGTGGGCTCAAAATGAACTTGACCAAAAGAAAGTGAAGTATCCCAAAATGACAGACCTCAGCAAGGGAACCATCGAAGACCCAAAATAA